Genomic window (Candidatus Nitrosocosmicus franklandus):
GTGGAATAATCACGCTGTCGGTTTTCGCTATGTTTGAGTGGAACCAACAAAAAGCCGGTTCCACTTTAGAAGAGTCGATGACTGTAGCAGTAAATACGATTGTGATGATTGAGATTGTGTATCTATTGAACTGCAGGTCCTTGACAGAATCATTAGTCCGCATAGGGTTTTTTTCAAACAAATACATACTTCTTGGAATAATAGTGATGATAAGCCTGCAAATAGTATACACATACCTTCCTGAAATGAATTTGCTTTTCAAGAGTGCACCAATTAGTTTTGAGGCATGGATTATGATAATAGCCATATCAATAGTTTCGTTTCTCATAATTGAGATTGAAAAGTGGGTAAGTAGAAAAAAATTTCTTTCTAAAATCTAGCTAGCTTAAAATGAAAGGGATAAATTGATTTTTAGATGATAGTAATAGTTCATCTTACCAACAACACTGAGCAATGTGCGTACGTCATCACGCCTTGGGCAACACTTCCAACAAGCATCCTTGTAATCTTGGATTTTCCAGTACTTCCTATCACGATCAACTCTACTTTGTTCTTTTTGGCAAAATCTACTATTTTTTCTACAATTGACGAATCGGTCTGCTGGACTTGGACCTCTACATTAATTCCGTAATTCTTTGTCTCTATGATAATGTCTTCAAGCCAGTGATGCACTTGCTTAAGGTTTTCTTTATAGTCCTTCTCCCAAACGAGAGGTGAAATAGAAATAGACAAAGGCAGATACAAAACATGTATAGCTATTATGTCATAACCATCTGTTTTGGCTATTTCCAGTGCCTTTCTGGCTGCCTTTAACGAGCCATCAGAACCGTCCACACAGAGCAGTAATTTTGAACGTTGATTTGACAATTTAGTATAATCAGTATTACCGATATAAAAGCAGTATCAATTTTTTAATGAACAAAGGACTAGATACTCTTTGGATATCGAATAAGATTATATCGAAATTATTGTATTGTCCTTTCACTCAGTAAACTATTCAAATCGATTAACACAATTCTTTTGCAATAGATCACCATCATAGTTTTATAATAAATAATATAAACCCGCTAACCGCTAGACATTTACTGAACAGTAGATCTTTTGAATGATGATCAAATACAAGAGTTTATTGATGTTGATGTTTAGCTCTCATGTATTGTCAATATCCATCCATCCATCTATCCTTTGACAGTTATTTTGGCATTCATCTGGTCTTTAACCAGTCACCTACCTTGGGCCATAATTGTTGATGGGCTCTGGAACTTATACAAGCTCCAACATGCCCCGAATCAAATTCTATAATTGATTTATCCACACTCCCTATTGCATTATTTATTGCTCTACTTGATTCAGGATCAACTAAATCATCCTTTTTTGCTATCACATTTAGGAAGGGATGTTTAATTTTTCTCAAATCAATTTTTTTATCTCCATCTATTATCATCTCATTTTTTATCAGAAGATTTTTCTTGTAGCAATCATCTACAAATTGTCTATATATCTCACCTATTATGGGAGGACTATCATACAGCCATGTTTCTGTTGCAAAAAACTGCATTATGGATTCGAGGTCTTTAGGCTTGCCACCCTCTAGAAAAAAGTGAGGATATTTATGCAAAATATCTATTGGACTTCTAAGTAAAAAAGAGCTGTTGATAAACTCTCCAGGTATATTTCCAAATGTATCCACAATAGTGTCGGCATTAATGCCTTTTGTCCATACACTTAAAAGATTATTATCGATGCTAAAATCACCCGGTGTCGCGAATGTTACGATATTCTTTATTTTTTCAGGATAAAGCGATGTATACATGAGGGCCAAGTCTCCCCCCCAGCAATAGCCCAATAATGAAACCTTTTCTGAATTAGAATGCTTTAAGATGTAATCAACTGCATTGACAAGATAGTTGTCAACGTAATGCCCTATAGTAAGCTCTTTATCAAACGCGCTAGGTGTTCCCCAATCTGTTGCATATACGTCAAAACCTTGCTTTTGAAAGTTTCTGACTATACTGAAATTTGGAAGCAGATCTAATATGTAATTTCTGTTGATAAAAGCATAGACAATCAGTAATGGTGTACGAACAGATGCAGTAGTATATTCATCGCGTGTTGTAAGATTCGTGTGTTGTGAGATTCTCCTTTGTTTTTCGATCTCTTCCGCATCTCTTGCTCGTCCTTCACGATCATCTTGAGGAATATCATAATGAAACAAAGAATATTTGTTTTCAGAATGAATTTTGTGAGAGGGAGTTCTGTACATTATATCCCTTATCGGCTCGACAAAAGTGTTATTCCAATAAGCATTTAGATTGGACACTTGTTGATATAATAGTCCAGCACCTGTGATCTTTGCAAGGTTGCAATAGCTTTCGATAAATTCGGAAAGAGAAATTACAAAGGTTTTTTCTCTAAAATTGGTATCAAATTTATCATGTATCTTAGAAAGTATTATTTTTTCAGTCTTCTTGTAAAGTTCTTGTTGTTGATGATAGTTAAGAAACAACAAATTTCTTTCATCATCCATAACTTCCCTTTTGATTTCCTTTATCTCCTCTCTAGCATCCTTAAATGGTACGGAAAGCGCATCGATAAATGCACTATTTAATCTCGAATAGAACTCGATCGAAGAAGCAATGGTATCAACATAAGCTTCCAATAATCCAGATTTATTATGATAATGATCAATATTAGGAGAAACATCAGCATTGGAGTCTATGTCTCTAACTCCTTTGATATGATTTGGATTGGCATTATTATTCATAATTTTGTTTTAGTCAAAAGAGTATATAAAAGACACCTAAGGATGTCTATGCCGATTGATTTGTTATACGATTCCTTAGATTTTAAATTTTCTTCTCATCTTCTTCTAAAGACGATAAAAGTTGTTTATTATTATGACACCATGAAACAATAATTCTGTTTCTGGTTTTCTTTTTTTTGATATCATACAGGTTATCCAAATACTTTCTTTATGGTAGAAAAGATAATTCCAACTATGAATCTACGTATCTTTGAACATTATAAGTTGCTTATACATTGTAGATAGTAATCTGTAGATTAAAAACAGGCCCTTACCGTATACTTATTGTTATGAATTATCGTTTCTCCCTCTCTGCATACGGTATCACAAAGAAGTTCGTACTTGAGGAGCAGCACTAACACTAGGATCATAATAATTCAGAATTTAAAATAACTTCTATTAAATGACCAGTGTACCAATTATGGTATAAAAAAATCGAACTCTGGTGTGAAATAATACAAATCACCACTTATCAAATAAAAAAAACAAAATAATTTTCAGATGTAAATTAGTCACAATTTTTTCTACTAATTCTACTAGTAACGACAGATGTATTTTGTACTTTGATTGCAATTATCTTTAGTTAGAATATTACGGAGAATTTTTGACCGGTATTGAATCCAGGAACACAATTACAATATACAATAATTTTGAAAAAATTTGTTAGCATAGTTGTGAATTTGTTGATTCCTTATTCTTAGATAGAAACGAAAGTCGAGTTTTCAAAACACGCTTATATCTTCAAGCTTATTAAACGAACAATTTAGATAAAAAGGCTCTGTTCGGCTCTGTTCATTTAGCGTCAAGTCTATAGCTTGAAGATGTCCTATCTCTTTTATGAATACTAGAAACAGAACACCTTCAAAATATGTGTATTATGGCTTACATTTGTACTTTTCAGGTCTTTCTCTTAGGAAAACATCTGAAAGATTATCATACTGTATCAAACGAAATCATGTCACTATCTGGAACTGGATTCAAAAGTACCAACCTAAGATTATCAAGACAAAACAAAGAAGGATATGTGAATTCATTGTAGATGAAACATTGCTTAAGGTTGGTTCAGAATACACGTGGTTATGGGTTGCAATAGATGCGAAAAGTAAGGAAATTCTCTCACTATCCATTTCTAAGGAGAGAAACATGTTTGTTGCGGAACGGTTTCTGTCAAACATAGTCAGAGACTATGGAAAGCATCCAGTTTCAACAGATGGTGGTACTTGGTATCCCATGGCTTGTCAATTCCTTAAATTAGAACACCATCTCCATTCCTCCTATGAAAAAAACTTGATTGAAAGAACAATGCAGTATATCAAGGACAGAACTGAAAGTTTCGATGATTACTTTCCCTGCAGGCTAAAGAACTGCAAACTAAAACACGTAAAAAACTGGTTGAACCTGTTTGTCGACTATCACAACAAGGAATTAAAACCTGTTAACTGAACAGAGCCCTCTGTTCACTTAATATGTTTTATTTCATTGTTATGATGGTCTACAAAGAGCCGCAGCCAATTCCGTACATGCTTTAACTTGCAATTCTTTATTCTACAAGGAAAGTAGTCATCGAAACTTTCGGTTCTATCCTTTATGTATTGCATCTTTCTTTCAATCAGACTTTTCTCCAGAGAGGAATGAATGTGATGATCGAGATTTAAGAATCTACAGGCCATTGGATACCAAGTACCTCATCATCAGTCGAAACTGGATGAATTCCATGAATCTTGACTAAACCTGAAATGAATCTTTCAGCTACAAACATGTTTCTTTCTTTAGAGATAGACAGTGCGAGAATTTGCCTGTTTTCTGTCTGGTTCAGTTGCAACCCAGAGCCAGACAAACTCTGATCCCACCTTCAACATGGTCTCATCTATTATATACTCTAGAACTCTTCTTCTAGTTGACTTAGCTTTTGAGGCCTGTATTTTTGAATCCAATTCCAGATGGAAACGTGATTTCTCTTGTATATCTGAGACAATCTTTCCGAGGCTTTCCTTAAGGATAGGCCTGAAAAGTACAAATGCAACCCATAATATACATACTTTGAAGGCGTTCTGTTTCTAGTAAGCATAAAAGAAATGGAATGCTTTCAAGCTATAGGCTTATCGTTAACTGAACAGAGCCGATAAAAACTACAGTTCTACTTCAATGAGTAAAATGTGTCGATTTTTGAATGATCCCGATTAACAATATGAAGAAATATCAAAATGAAAGTATGTTCATGCGAACTAAATTACTTTTAACTAGGCCCGTCTATAACATGATCGCGAATCGTGATTCAACAGGTTTTTCTCTCTTTTATCGAGTCTACAAAAAAATTACAGCCATTTCCTAGCTGTTTTGACTTGCAATACATTTGCTACTTGGAAGATACCTATGTAATTCTCTTATATGTTTAATGTATGAAAACATTATTGCAAGCAAAGTTCTTTTCTAATACGAAAAATAAATTAGATGAGTCTACAATCGATTGCTTTGAAATGAATGTTAAGCCTCACTGTCTGTTGTAGAGATAATCTGTCTACCTTGGACCGTATCGGCTATCAAGAAATCTCTAATACTAAACGATTTCTAGGTTTCGGTTTTATTTCCTTCCTTTGTTTAAAAAAGATTTTCTTTCATCCATTGCTTCAATTA
Coding sequences:
- a CDS encoding universal stress protein, with protein sequence MSNQRSKLLLCVDGSDGSLKAARKALEIAKTDGYDIIAIHVLYLPLSISISPLVWEKDYKENLKQVHHWLEDIIIETKNYGINVEVQVQQTDSSIVEKIVDFAKKNKVELIVIGSTGKSKITRMLVGSVAQGVMTYAHCSVLLVR
- a CDS encoding alpha/beta fold hydrolase, which encodes MNNNANPNHIKGVRDIDSNADVSPNIDHYHNKSGLLEAYVDTIASSIEFYSRLNSAFIDALSVPFKDAREEIKEIKREVMDDERNLLFLNYHQQQELYKKTEKIILSKIHDKFDTNFREKTFVISLSEFIESYCNLAKITGAGLLYQQVSNLNAYWNNTFVEPIRDIMYRTPSHKIHSENKYSLFHYDIPQDDREGRARDAEEIEKQRRISQHTNLTTRDEYTTASVRTPLLIVYAFINRNYILDLLPNFSIVRNFQKQGFDVYATDWGTPSAFDKELTIGHYVDNYLVNAVDYILKHSNSEKVSLLGYCWGGDLALMYTSLYPEKIKNIVTFATPGDFSIDNNLLSVWTKGINADTIVDTFGNIPGEFINSSFLLRSPIDILHKYPHFFLEGGKPKDLESIMQFFATETWLYDSPPIIGEIYRQFVDDCYKKNLLIKNEMIIDGDKKIDLRKIKHPFLNVIAKKDDLVDPESSRAINNAIGSVDKSIIEFDSGHVGACISSRAHQQLWPKVGDWLKTR
- a CDS encoding cation transporting ATPase C-terminal domain-containing protein; translated protein: MQRPPRNPKSNILSNQGIRRIFIVSGIITLSVFAMFEWNQQKAGSTLEESMTVAVNTIVMIEIVYLLNCRSLTESLVRIGFFSNKYILLGIIVMISLQIVYTYLPEMNLLFKSAPISFEAWIMIIAISIVSFLIIEIEKWVSRKKFLSKI
- a CDS encoding DDE-type integrase/transposase/recombinase, producing MNTRNRTPSKYVYYGLHLYFSGLSLRKTSERLSYCIKRNHVTIWNWIQKYQPKIIKTKQRRICEFIVDETLLKVGSEYTWLWVAIDAKSKEILSLSISKERNMFVAERFLSNIVRDYGKHPVSTDGGTWYPMACQFLKLEHHLHSSYEKNLIERTMQYIKDRTESFDDYFPCRLKNCKLKHVKNWLNLFVDYHNKELKPVN